A single Nerophis ophidion isolate RoL-2023_Sa linkage group LG26, RoL_Noph_v1.0, whole genome shotgun sequence DNA region contains:
- the si:ch73-389b16.1 gene encoding coiled-coil domain-containing protein 18, producing the protein MDKYDGEPSPRERERLKIRRDSDSKAAQLAKMEKLMQQTKDLMDKRTESGSEKVQENLVEDLEEKVRSSRRHRRNSLHQTQMLESQMKTVKGELVGTLDHLQELRNVLQRSQQKAEERKAAMEKLAAGLR; encoded by the exons ATGGACAAGTACGACGGAGAACCGAGTCCCAGAGAGCGAGAACGGCTGAAGATCCGCCGGGACAGCGACTCCAAGGCGGCACAACTGGCCAAGATGGAGAAGTTGATGCAGCAGACCAAAGACCTGATGGACAAAAGGACAGAGTCCGGGTCGGAGAAGGTCCAAGAGAACCTGG tggAGGACCTGGAGGAGAAGGTGCGCTCCAGCCGGCGTCACAGGAGGAACTCTCTGCACCAGACTCAGATGCTGGAGAGCCAGATGAAGACGGTGAAGGGGGAGCTGGTGGGGACCCTGGACCACCTCCAGGAGCTGCGCAACGTCCTGCAGCGCTCGCAGCAGAAGGCAGAGGAGCGCAAGGCGGCCATGGAGAAACTGGCGGCCGGCCTCAGGTGA